A part of Gemmatimonas groenlandica genomic DNA contains:
- the ypfJ gene encoding KPN_02809 family neutral zinc metallopeptidase, with translation MRWSPGGRSDNLEDRRGASGGGGFRGGGGGGMKLGLGGTVVLLVLSLIFKRDLLTEFSGGAPGVQTAPASQSAPVTDAGEEKMVDFVSFVLDTAQVTWRTLVPGYTDARLVLFREGVRSACGDASAASGPFYCPGDQRVYVDLSFFDQLDRQFGAPGDFAQAYVLAHEIGHHVQNLTGTEKAMRNAVQRNPAAGNQLSVAMELQADCYAGVWAHSAARSGIIEAGDLDEGLGAAAAVGDDRLQKMSTGRVNPESFTHGSSTDRKAWFRKGFDSGDPRSCDTFGQGR, from the coding sequence ATGCGTTGGAGCCCAGGTGGACGGAGCGACAATCTCGAAGATCGTCGTGGCGCGAGTGGTGGTGGAGGATTTCGTGGCGGCGGTGGCGGCGGGATGAAGCTGGGGCTCGGCGGCACCGTCGTGCTGCTCGTGCTCAGCCTGATCTTCAAACGCGATCTGCTCACCGAGTTCAGTGGTGGAGCGCCCGGCGTGCAGACCGCGCCTGCGTCGCAATCGGCCCCGGTAACCGACGCCGGCGAAGAGAAGATGGTGGATTTTGTGTCGTTCGTCCTCGATACGGCGCAGGTGACGTGGCGCACGCTGGTGCCGGGTTACACCGACGCGCGGCTCGTGCTGTTCCGAGAAGGCGTACGATCGGCGTGCGGCGACGCTAGCGCGGCCTCGGGGCCGTTCTACTGCCCGGGCGATCAGCGCGTGTACGTCGATCTCTCGTTCTTCGATCAGCTCGATCGTCAGTTCGGCGCGCCCGGTGATTTCGCGCAGGCGTATGTACTGGCGCATGAGATAGGGCACCACGTGCAGAATCTCACGGGTACCGAGAAGGCGATGCGCAACGCCGTGCAGCGCAATCCGGCGGCGGGCAATCAGCTGTCGGTGGCGATGGAGCTCCAGGCCGACTGCTACGCCGGCGTGTGGGCGCACTCGGCGGCCCGAAGCGGCATCATCGAAGCTGGTGATCTCGACGAAGGCCTCGGCGCGGCGGCCGCAGTGGGTGATGACCGACTGCAGAAGATGTCGACGGGGCGGGTGAACCCGGAGTCGTTCACGCACGGCTCGAGTACCGACCGGAAGGCCTGGTTCCGCAAAGGCTTCGACTCGGGCGATCCACGTTCGTGTGACACATTCGGACAGGGACGCTGA